From a single Athene noctua chromosome 2, bAthNoc1.hap1.1, whole genome shotgun sequence genomic region:
- the SAMD9L gene encoding sterile alpha motif domain-containing protein 9-like isoform X1 — MLLNYLILFNLRSLSEHKRMENADTEKKETSHSYQCIEQWTKAEVTQWATEIVKIDQKYAEILFNQDVTGSILKLMTKADFVDMGIPHGPALKIMYFLQKHDIIATGSNQAVEQECTQQSLGGEEDIEIAEKECKKKYGSFNSSLLQDSKTEPTGDKKAVKSDDKENVSEKPLSNSQHPTGRMCMPYPFDNFSDGTRYIQYNILNVPETGPLNLIDPAHEFKLLANTEKAREEDIMMKFSNEVFRFAAACMNSRTNGTIHFGVRDDPHGEIVGIKVTMKEAYAMHLNRLIGKYFNAPYIDIAKACIREPRFVEVLLQNGAPSHRFVIEIDVVPKHCICEQKYFSTNRYDYESKKWKKAVFIRDRASSKDIQNTKEFLTFMGNLTTLADFRKRAEEDYNLKQKKSMNEGLKLVSLLTGNRDSLDRSYYDYYILVTNKCHPSQTSQLDFLQELKWFAVLDFDFESEMNGVLGTYKKNRNAKLHFPDYYENKVGSVSEQAEKLKLYQETNWIFCNGGSDFKGNKELPLDPASWQQDRAAGVRKIVTFLTHKDVKRSGKFLIVFLLLSTVEDSADPLTETFMTFYQELKGLEYMVCICIGAGTYQRWKDLLRARGISEEALSNKCVSNLTLQMVNGTIIKLKSVTQSSERLLSSVGHSTVLLKRKEDSMPALEILCENECKDTGIEKDADKFKIFMKECEEDFYRGGKVSWWNFYFSSENYTSDFIRRDSYEKLEHLIVSSSKSANQSPVKIINLYHHPGCGGTTLAMHILWNLRKQFRCAVLKSKPNDFGTQLTTLLTCGANNDTGYLPVLLLVDDFEEQENVYFLQKEIQVAITEKCITYVTPLVIILNCMRSQNPDECSTINLLNSISLKHTLSEKEQRAFDQKLKHIEKVHAHPDNFYSFMIMKENFDPQYIEKVVKNTLHNLNTASKPAQLVCYLTLLNSYVRTSTVSVSLCEEFLGINSQEIGCGKDKLIEKMGICSNILIYDQVHEYMRYKGLRIIHPLIASHCLTELKRTYDLPKSEITLQLLKEDLFYKTSLKQDKLIRDIQTLLITRQRKEHGDESDTLFSPLIEAIHKEEKCSNVECVLKEASARFDRNGYICQALARYFYLKERKFDPALYWAKEARQRAQHNSYISDTLGQVFKSKLKYCVECKAKSEVLTAEELKYLLDLAVNASRAFRESQWQAENEDNEQYLRHQNLKRKFQMYNTAGYQGEIETSLYVIEILWHVPFFHKKDLHSRKNMTKYLLGKGVLNVDNPNTECEMLKILEHYSSFLCSLRPRLKRAFEFFEDYFVFFKTQTNEKEIIDAKLYEKVQERFTKYREIFCDFSFEQLKSKQVSKWPMSQYIEAYRDTLEASKAGSFSGILDYLHRNHRNADREIEDIVEAYAFLCKDSAIATQKDKQNLILANVVLNCIKLKSTKILPSKVLRSLLLSILQEVKPTSQCVEPFFLATLLFWPENSEQLNEDSRKMETFVRCLSESYKLLYGTLHRSRQPLALFYLGKGSGLNRFVHKGKIDQCFSSLSEQELNSLWQSGNIWKEQAVQDLLLPLHGIAEGKFIYVDYGINETFRIPVQPVPSCLLKNGPNIVRVSFYLGFSIAGLLAYNTQSLSLKQ, encoded by the exons ATGCTGCTGAACTActtgattttgtttaatttgaGAAGTCTTAGTGAACACAAAAG aatggaaaatgcagacactgaaaaaaaagagacatcaCATTCATATCAATGTATTGAACAGTGGACAAAAGCGGAAGTCACACAATGGGCAACTGAAATTGTTAAGATTGACCAGAAATATGCAGAAATCTTGTTTAACCAAGATGTGACTGGGTCTATTTTGAAACTGATGACTAAAGCAGATTTTGTGGACATGGGCATACCTCATGGGCCTGCtcttaaaataatgtatttcctgCAAAAGCATGACATTATAGCTACAGGCTCAAACCAGGCTGTGGAACAAGAATGCACTCAGCAGAGTCTTGGTGGAGAAGAAGATATAGAAATTGCAGAGAAAGAGTGCAAGAAGAAATATGGATCATTTAATTCCAGTTTACTGCAGGATTCTAAGACAGAGCCCACAGGAGACAAAAAAGCAGTGAAAtcagatgacaaagaaaatgtttcagagaagCCACTGTCAAACAGCCAGCACCCAACTGGAAGGATGTGTATGCCATATCCTTTTGATAATTTCAGTGATGGTACTCGATACATACAGTATAATATTCTTAATGTCCCTGAAACAGGGCCACTCAATCTTATTGATCCAGCACATGAATTCAAATTACTTGCCAACACAGAGAAGGCACGAGAAGAGGATATCATGATGAAATTTAGCAATGAAGTCTTTAGGTTTGCTGCAGCCTGCATGAACTCCCGCACAAATGGCACTATTCATTTTGGAGTACGTGATGATCCACATGGGGAAATTGTAGGAATAAAAGTTACCATGAAAGAAGCATATGCTATGCATTTGAATAGATTAATTGGTAAATACTTTAATGCGCCATACATCGACATTGCAAAAGCTTGCATTAGAGAACCTAGATTTGTGGAAGTATTATTACAAAATGGAGCTCCATCACATAGGTTTGTCATTGAAATAGATGTGGTTCCCAAACACTGCATCtgtgaacaaaaatatttcagtaccAACAGATACGACTACGAGagtaagaaatggaaaaaagctgTCTTCATCCGGGACAGAGCTAGTTCCAAAgatattcaaaatacaaaagaattTCTAACTTTTATGGGTAACTTGACAACTTTAGCAGATTTTCGTAAAAGAGCAGAGGAAGACTATAACTTAAAGCAGAAGAAATCAATGAATGAAGGACTAAAGCTAGTTAGTCTGCTTACGGGTAACAGGGACTCACTAGATAGATCTTATTACGACTACTACATTTTGGTAACAAACAAGTGCCACCCAAGTCAAACTTCGCAGTTAGACTTTTTACAGGAACTAAAATGGTTTGCTGTGCTTGACTTTGATTTTGAATCAGAAATGAATGGTGTGTTAGGGACTTACAAAAAAAATCGAAATGCCAAACTTCACTTCCCAGATTATTATGAAAACAAGGTGGGTTCAGTTTCTGAACAAGCTGAAAAGCTGAAACTGTATCAAGAGACCAACTGGATTTTCTGCAATGGTGGATCAGACTTCAAAGGCAACAAGGAACTACCATTAGATCCCGCTTCATGGCAACAAGACAGAGCTGCTGGTGTCAGAAAAATTGTAACGTTTCTTACACACAAAGATGTAAAGCGGAGTGGAAAGTTTTTAAtagtatttcttttgctttcaacAGTGGAAGATTCAGCAGATCCCCTTACTGAGACTTTTATGACATTTTACCAAGAATTAAAGGGACTAGAATACATGGTCTGCATTTGTATTGGTGCAGGCACATACCAGCGATGGAAAGATCTTCTGCGTGCTAGAGGCATTAGTGAGGAAGCACTTTCAAACAAATGTGTTTCTAATTTAACCCTGCAAATGGTAAATGGTACCatcataaaattaaaatcagtgacACAGTCTTCTGAAAGACTTCTCTCCTCTGTTGGTCATTCTACCGTTCTTCTAAAGAGGAAAGAAGACTCCATGCCAGCATTGGAAATACTTTGTGAAAATGAATGCAAAGACACAGGAATAGAAAAGGATGCAGATAAATTCAAAATTTTCATGAAAGAGTGTGAAGAAGATTTTTATCGAGGTGGTAAAGTATCATGGTggaatttctatttttcttctgaaaattataCTTCAGATTTTATCAGAAGGGACAGTTATGAAAAGCTTGAACATCTGATTGTTTCTTCATCAAAGAGTGCTAATCAATCACCTGTAAAAATTATCAACCTTTACCACCACCCAGGCTGTGGTGGAACAACATTAGCTATGCATATCCTTTGGAATCTCCGGAAGCAATTCAGATGTGCTGTTCTGAAGAGCAAACCAAATGATTTTGGAACACAGCTGACAACTTTACTCACCTGTGGAGCAAACAATGACACAGGCTATTTACCAGTGTTACTTCTTGTGGATGATTTTGAAGAGCAAGAAAATGTCTATTTTCTGCAAAAAGAAATTCAAGTGGctataacagaaaaatgcattacTTATGTAACTCCTTTAGTGATCATTCTAAACTGTATGAGATCTCAGAATCCTGATGAATGTTCAACAATCAATTTATTgaacagtatttctttaaaacatacgctttctgaaaaagagcaaagggCCTTTGATCAGAAACTAAAACACATTGAAAAGGTGCATGCACATCCTGACAATTTCTATTCATTTATGATTATGAAGGAAAACTTTGACCCACAGTATATAGAAAAAGTGGTAAAAAATACCTTGCATAACTTGAATACTGCCTCTAAACCAGCACAGCTTGTTTGCTATCTAACACTCTTAAACTCATATGTAAGAACATCTACAGTTTCAGTATCGCTATGTGAAGAGTTCTTAGGAATTAATTCTCAAGAGATTGGCTGCGGGAAAGATAAATTGATAGAAAAGATGGGAATTTGTTCCAATATTCTAATATATGATCAGGTACATGAATACATGAGATACAAAGGTCTTCGCATCATTCATCCATTGATAGCATCTCACTGCCTAACAGAATTGAAACGAACCTATGACTTGCCTAAAAGTGAAATTACGTTGCAGTTATTgaaagaagatttattttataaGACTTCATTAAAGCAAGACAAACTTATTCGTGATATACAAACCCTGCTGATTACTAGACAGCGCAAGGAACATGGCGATGAGTCAGACACATTGTTTTCCCCCTTAATTGAAGCCATTCATAAGGAAGAGAAGTGTAGTAACGTGGAATGTGTGTTAAAAGAAGCATCCGCTAGATTTGATCGAAACGGTTACATTTGTCAAGCCTTAGCAAGATACTTCTAccttaaagaaaggaaatttgaCCCTGCATTATACTGGGCCAAAGAAGCCAGGCAAAGAGCACAACACAATTCATACATATCGGATACACTGGGTCAAGTCTTCAAAAGTAAGCTAAAATACTGTGTAGAGTGCAAAGCAAAGAGTGAAGTCCTGACAGCTGAGGAACTCAAATACTTGCTAGATCTTGCTGTGAATGCTTCACGTGCTTTCAGAGAATCTCAGTGGCAAGCTGAAAATGAAGACAATGAACAATATTTGCGGCATCAAAACCTTAAGAGAAAGTTCCAGATGTACAATACTGCCGGTTATCAGGGAGAGATAGAAACTAGTCTTTATGTTATTGAAATCCTTTGGCATGTTccttttttccacaaaaaagaCTTACATAGTAGAAAAAATATGACCAAGTACCTATTGGGAAAAGGTGTTTTGAATGTAGATAACCCTAACACAGAGTGTGAAATGCTCAAGATTCTTGAACATTATTCCAGCTTTTTATGTAGTTTGCGACCACGGTTAAAAAGGGCATTTGAATTTTTTGAAGACTACTTTGTGTTTTTCAAAACACAGACCAACGAAAAAGAAATCATAGATGCAAAATTGTATGAGAAGGTTCAAGAACGTTTTAccaaatacagagaaatattctgtgatttcagtTTTGAGCAATTGAAAAGCAAACAGGTCTCAAAGTGGCCCATGTCTCAGTATATAGAAGCCTACAGGGACACTCTGGAGGCTTCCAAAGCAGGCTCATTTTCTGGCATTTTGGATTACCtccacagaaatcacagaaatgcTGACAGAGAAATAGAAGACATAGTAGAAGCGTATGCATTTTTGTGTAAGGACAGTGCAATAGCAACTCAGAAAGACAAACAGAATTTGATTTTGGCAAATGTTGTTCTGAACTGCATTAAACTTAAATCCACTAAGATACTTCCTTCTAAGGTGCTGAGAAGTCTGCTTCTAAGCATTCTACAGGAAGTGAAACCAACTTCACAGTGTGTAGAGCCTTTCTTCCTAGCCACCTTGTTGTTCTGGCCCGAAAATAGCGAACAACTAAATGAAGATTCCAGGAAAATGGAAACTTTTGTTAGATGCTTAAGTGAGTCTTACAAATTGCTTTATGGAACCCTCCATCGTTCCAGGCAGCCTCTGGCTCTTTTCTATCTGGGGAAAGGCAGTGGCCTGAACAGATTTGTTCACAAAGGAAAAATAGATCAGTGTTTTAGTTCACTTTCAGAACAGGAACTGAATTCCCTCTGGCAGAGTGGAAATATCTGGAAGGAACAGGCTGTTCAAGATCTTTTGCTTCCTTTACATGGAATTGCTGAGGGTAAGTTTATCTATGTAGACTATGGCATCAATGAAACCTTTAGGATACCAGTGCAGCCTGTTCCCTCATGCCTATTGAAAAATGGCCCAAACATAGTAAGAGTGTCTTTTTACCTTGGTTTTTCTATTGCTGGTCTCCTGGCATACAACACACAAAGTTTGTCATTAAAACAATAG
- the SAMD9L gene encoding sterile alpha motif domain-containing protein 9-like isoform X2 translates to MENADTEKKETSHSYQCIEQWTKAEVTQWATEIVKIDQKYAEILFNQDVTGSILKLMTKADFVDMGIPHGPALKIMYFLQKHDIIATGSNQAVEQECTQQSLGGEEDIEIAEKECKKKYGSFNSSLLQDSKTEPTGDKKAVKSDDKENVSEKPLSNSQHPTGRMCMPYPFDNFSDGTRYIQYNILNVPETGPLNLIDPAHEFKLLANTEKAREEDIMMKFSNEVFRFAAACMNSRTNGTIHFGVRDDPHGEIVGIKVTMKEAYAMHLNRLIGKYFNAPYIDIAKACIREPRFVEVLLQNGAPSHRFVIEIDVVPKHCICEQKYFSTNRYDYESKKWKKAVFIRDRASSKDIQNTKEFLTFMGNLTTLADFRKRAEEDYNLKQKKSMNEGLKLVSLLTGNRDSLDRSYYDYYILVTNKCHPSQTSQLDFLQELKWFAVLDFDFESEMNGVLGTYKKNRNAKLHFPDYYENKVGSVSEQAEKLKLYQETNWIFCNGGSDFKGNKELPLDPASWQQDRAAGVRKIVTFLTHKDVKRSGKFLIVFLLLSTVEDSADPLTETFMTFYQELKGLEYMVCICIGAGTYQRWKDLLRARGISEEALSNKCVSNLTLQMVNGTIIKLKSVTQSSERLLSSVGHSTVLLKRKEDSMPALEILCENECKDTGIEKDADKFKIFMKECEEDFYRGGKVSWWNFYFSSENYTSDFIRRDSYEKLEHLIVSSSKSANQSPVKIINLYHHPGCGGTTLAMHILWNLRKQFRCAVLKSKPNDFGTQLTTLLTCGANNDTGYLPVLLLVDDFEEQENVYFLQKEIQVAITEKCITYVTPLVIILNCMRSQNPDECSTINLLNSISLKHTLSEKEQRAFDQKLKHIEKVHAHPDNFYSFMIMKENFDPQYIEKVVKNTLHNLNTASKPAQLVCYLTLLNSYVRTSTVSVSLCEEFLGINSQEIGCGKDKLIEKMGICSNILIYDQVHEYMRYKGLRIIHPLIASHCLTELKRTYDLPKSEITLQLLKEDLFYKTSLKQDKLIRDIQTLLITRQRKEHGDESDTLFSPLIEAIHKEEKCSNVECVLKEASARFDRNGYICQALARYFYLKERKFDPALYWAKEARQRAQHNSYISDTLGQVFKSKLKYCVECKAKSEVLTAEELKYLLDLAVNASRAFRESQWQAENEDNEQYLRHQNLKRKFQMYNTAGYQGEIETSLYVIEILWHVPFFHKKDLHSRKNMTKYLLGKGVLNVDNPNTECEMLKILEHYSSFLCSLRPRLKRAFEFFEDYFVFFKTQTNEKEIIDAKLYEKVQERFTKYREIFCDFSFEQLKSKQVSKWPMSQYIEAYRDTLEASKAGSFSGILDYLHRNHRNADREIEDIVEAYAFLCKDSAIATQKDKQNLILANVVLNCIKLKSTKILPSKVLRSLLLSILQEVKPTSQCVEPFFLATLLFWPENSEQLNEDSRKMETFVRCLSESYKLLYGTLHRSRQPLALFYLGKGSGLNRFVHKGKIDQCFSSLSEQELNSLWQSGNIWKEQAVQDLLLPLHGIAEGKFIYVDYGINETFRIPVQPVPSCLLKNGPNIVRVSFYLGFSIAGLLAYNTQSLSLKQ, encoded by the coding sequence atggaaaatgcagacactgaaaaaaaagagacatcaCATTCATATCAATGTATTGAACAGTGGACAAAAGCGGAAGTCACACAATGGGCAACTGAAATTGTTAAGATTGACCAGAAATATGCAGAAATCTTGTTTAACCAAGATGTGACTGGGTCTATTTTGAAACTGATGACTAAAGCAGATTTTGTGGACATGGGCATACCTCATGGGCCTGCtcttaaaataatgtatttcctgCAAAAGCATGACATTATAGCTACAGGCTCAAACCAGGCTGTGGAACAAGAATGCACTCAGCAGAGTCTTGGTGGAGAAGAAGATATAGAAATTGCAGAGAAAGAGTGCAAGAAGAAATATGGATCATTTAATTCCAGTTTACTGCAGGATTCTAAGACAGAGCCCACAGGAGACAAAAAAGCAGTGAAAtcagatgacaaagaaaatgtttcagagaagCCACTGTCAAACAGCCAGCACCCAACTGGAAGGATGTGTATGCCATATCCTTTTGATAATTTCAGTGATGGTACTCGATACATACAGTATAATATTCTTAATGTCCCTGAAACAGGGCCACTCAATCTTATTGATCCAGCACATGAATTCAAATTACTTGCCAACACAGAGAAGGCACGAGAAGAGGATATCATGATGAAATTTAGCAATGAAGTCTTTAGGTTTGCTGCAGCCTGCATGAACTCCCGCACAAATGGCACTATTCATTTTGGAGTACGTGATGATCCACATGGGGAAATTGTAGGAATAAAAGTTACCATGAAAGAAGCATATGCTATGCATTTGAATAGATTAATTGGTAAATACTTTAATGCGCCATACATCGACATTGCAAAAGCTTGCATTAGAGAACCTAGATTTGTGGAAGTATTATTACAAAATGGAGCTCCATCACATAGGTTTGTCATTGAAATAGATGTGGTTCCCAAACACTGCATCtgtgaacaaaaatatttcagtaccAACAGATACGACTACGAGagtaagaaatggaaaaaagctgTCTTCATCCGGGACAGAGCTAGTTCCAAAgatattcaaaatacaaaagaattTCTAACTTTTATGGGTAACTTGACAACTTTAGCAGATTTTCGTAAAAGAGCAGAGGAAGACTATAACTTAAAGCAGAAGAAATCAATGAATGAAGGACTAAAGCTAGTTAGTCTGCTTACGGGTAACAGGGACTCACTAGATAGATCTTATTACGACTACTACATTTTGGTAACAAACAAGTGCCACCCAAGTCAAACTTCGCAGTTAGACTTTTTACAGGAACTAAAATGGTTTGCTGTGCTTGACTTTGATTTTGAATCAGAAATGAATGGTGTGTTAGGGACTTACAAAAAAAATCGAAATGCCAAACTTCACTTCCCAGATTATTATGAAAACAAGGTGGGTTCAGTTTCTGAACAAGCTGAAAAGCTGAAACTGTATCAAGAGACCAACTGGATTTTCTGCAATGGTGGATCAGACTTCAAAGGCAACAAGGAACTACCATTAGATCCCGCTTCATGGCAACAAGACAGAGCTGCTGGTGTCAGAAAAATTGTAACGTTTCTTACACACAAAGATGTAAAGCGGAGTGGAAAGTTTTTAAtagtatttcttttgctttcaacAGTGGAAGATTCAGCAGATCCCCTTACTGAGACTTTTATGACATTTTACCAAGAATTAAAGGGACTAGAATACATGGTCTGCATTTGTATTGGTGCAGGCACATACCAGCGATGGAAAGATCTTCTGCGTGCTAGAGGCATTAGTGAGGAAGCACTTTCAAACAAATGTGTTTCTAATTTAACCCTGCAAATGGTAAATGGTACCatcataaaattaaaatcagtgacACAGTCTTCTGAAAGACTTCTCTCCTCTGTTGGTCATTCTACCGTTCTTCTAAAGAGGAAAGAAGACTCCATGCCAGCATTGGAAATACTTTGTGAAAATGAATGCAAAGACACAGGAATAGAAAAGGATGCAGATAAATTCAAAATTTTCATGAAAGAGTGTGAAGAAGATTTTTATCGAGGTGGTAAAGTATCATGGTggaatttctatttttcttctgaaaattataCTTCAGATTTTATCAGAAGGGACAGTTATGAAAAGCTTGAACATCTGATTGTTTCTTCATCAAAGAGTGCTAATCAATCACCTGTAAAAATTATCAACCTTTACCACCACCCAGGCTGTGGTGGAACAACATTAGCTATGCATATCCTTTGGAATCTCCGGAAGCAATTCAGATGTGCTGTTCTGAAGAGCAAACCAAATGATTTTGGAACACAGCTGACAACTTTACTCACCTGTGGAGCAAACAATGACACAGGCTATTTACCAGTGTTACTTCTTGTGGATGATTTTGAAGAGCAAGAAAATGTCTATTTTCTGCAAAAAGAAATTCAAGTGGctataacagaaaaatgcattacTTATGTAACTCCTTTAGTGATCATTCTAAACTGTATGAGATCTCAGAATCCTGATGAATGTTCAACAATCAATTTATTgaacagtatttctttaaaacatacgctttctgaaaaagagcaaagggCCTTTGATCAGAAACTAAAACACATTGAAAAGGTGCATGCACATCCTGACAATTTCTATTCATTTATGATTATGAAGGAAAACTTTGACCCACAGTATATAGAAAAAGTGGTAAAAAATACCTTGCATAACTTGAATACTGCCTCTAAACCAGCACAGCTTGTTTGCTATCTAACACTCTTAAACTCATATGTAAGAACATCTACAGTTTCAGTATCGCTATGTGAAGAGTTCTTAGGAATTAATTCTCAAGAGATTGGCTGCGGGAAAGATAAATTGATAGAAAAGATGGGAATTTGTTCCAATATTCTAATATATGATCAGGTACATGAATACATGAGATACAAAGGTCTTCGCATCATTCATCCATTGATAGCATCTCACTGCCTAACAGAATTGAAACGAACCTATGACTTGCCTAAAAGTGAAATTACGTTGCAGTTATTgaaagaagatttattttataaGACTTCATTAAAGCAAGACAAACTTATTCGTGATATACAAACCCTGCTGATTACTAGACAGCGCAAGGAACATGGCGATGAGTCAGACACATTGTTTTCCCCCTTAATTGAAGCCATTCATAAGGAAGAGAAGTGTAGTAACGTGGAATGTGTGTTAAAAGAAGCATCCGCTAGATTTGATCGAAACGGTTACATTTGTCAAGCCTTAGCAAGATACTTCTAccttaaagaaaggaaatttgaCCCTGCATTATACTGGGCCAAAGAAGCCAGGCAAAGAGCACAACACAATTCATACATATCGGATACACTGGGTCAAGTCTTCAAAAGTAAGCTAAAATACTGTGTAGAGTGCAAAGCAAAGAGTGAAGTCCTGACAGCTGAGGAACTCAAATACTTGCTAGATCTTGCTGTGAATGCTTCACGTGCTTTCAGAGAATCTCAGTGGCAAGCTGAAAATGAAGACAATGAACAATATTTGCGGCATCAAAACCTTAAGAGAAAGTTCCAGATGTACAATACTGCCGGTTATCAGGGAGAGATAGAAACTAGTCTTTATGTTATTGAAATCCTTTGGCATGTTccttttttccacaaaaaagaCTTACATAGTAGAAAAAATATGACCAAGTACCTATTGGGAAAAGGTGTTTTGAATGTAGATAACCCTAACACAGAGTGTGAAATGCTCAAGATTCTTGAACATTATTCCAGCTTTTTATGTAGTTTGCGACCACGGTTAAAAAGGGCATTTGAATTTTTTGAAGACTACTTTGTGTTTTTCAAAACACAGACCAACGAAAAAGAAATCATAGATGCAAAATTGTATGAGAAGGTTCAAGAACGTTTTAccaaatacagagaaatattctgtgatttcagtTTTGAGCAATTGAAAAGCAAACAGGTCTCAAAGTGGCCCATGTCTCAGTATATAGAAGCCTACAGGGACACTCTGGAGGCTTCCAAAGCAGGCTCATTTTCTGGCATTTTGGATTACCtccacagaaatcacagaaatgcTGACAGAGAAATAGAAGACATAGTAGAAGCGTATGCATTTTTGTGTAAGGACAGTGCAATAGCAACTCAGAAAGACAAACAGAATTTGATTTTGGCAAATGTTGTTCTGAACTGCATTAAACTTAAATCCACTAAGATACTTCCTTCTAAGGTGCTGAGAAGTCTGCTTCTAAGCATTCTACAGGAAGTGAAACCAACTTCACAGTGTGTAGAGCCTTTCTTCCTAGCCACCTTGTTGTTCTGGCCCGAAAATAGCGAACAACTAAATGAAGATTCCAGGAAAATGGAAACTTTTGTTAGATGCTTAAGTGAGTCTTACAAATTGCTTTATGGAACCCTCCATCGTTCCAGGCAGCCTCTGGCTCTTTTCTATCTGGGGAAAGGCAGTGGCCTGAACAGATTTGTTCACAAAGGAAAAATAGATCAGTGTTTTAGTTCACTTTCAGAACAGGAACTGAATTCCCTCTGGCAGAGTGGAAATATCTGGAAGGAACAGGCTGTTCAAGATCTTTTGCTTCCTTTACATGGAATTGCTGAGGGTAAGTTTATCTATGTAGACTATGGCATCAATGAAACCTTTAGGATACCAGTGCAGCCTGTTCCCTCATGCCTATTGAAAAATGGCCCAAACATAGTAAGAGTGTCTTTTTACCTTGGTTTTTCTATTGCTGGTCTCCTGGCATACAACACACAAAGTTTGTCATTAAAACAATAG